The window TTTTTTTAAGAATCATTGTGGTTTGTTGAATGTCTCCTTTTCTTGAGTTTGAATGCCCGCCTGATTCAATAAATTTTCAATGTTCTGGTCACCCGTGGCGAGCCAGCGCTCATAGAGCTTGAGCAGATCACGGTCCGTGTTCCAATGAGTTGCGTGCGCCACCTCCGACAAAACAGAAACCAGATTCGGAAAAAGTTTTGACAATTCCGCGTAGAGCTCCGCGAATGTTTTTTGATTGCATAAAAGTTGCGCCAAACTTTGGTATGCCCCACCGCCCATGCGGATGTAATATCCAAGCGTGATGGTACGCCGGCTAATGCTTTCGGCAAAAAATCCGGCCGTGTATAAACTCACGTCGCCCAATTGTTTGAGAGAACGGATGCGTGTATTGGTGTCTCCTTCGATGGCGTCTGCCAGAATCAGCGCCAATGGTTTTTCTGTCATTTTGGAACCCTGAACCTGAAAGAGTTTCTCGGTTTTGCGGAATTCCTGAAGCAAATTAACAAGATAAAACTCAAGAATATCGCTGGTTTGAACTCTGTGGTTTTCAAGTGCCGTTTGAACCCTTTTTCTGAAAAAATCGATCAGGGGTACCTGCTCCAAGAGCACTTCCTTTTCTGACATAGGCTCGCCTCCTATTTGTCTTAATTTTACAGGAGGTTGGCTCGGATAAACAAGCAACTTTTTTACTACTCATTTATAAAGGTGGAATTTCTCCTACGTGGACGGCTATTCCTTCTGGCTCTTGATCTATATCGAAAAGGCTTTTGGAGACATGTCGAAGGCAGAAGGCCCCCACCAACGTTTTAAAGAGATAGTTGGCAAACATCCAAAGGAGGCTAGCGGCGAAAAGTAATTCTGAGGGGGTAATGGTTCCGCTGTCGAAAAGAGGTCCTTTTAAGTAGGGATTTAGAAGTTCAACAAGCGCCGCATTGGTGGTGCCGAGCCCTCCCGGTGTGATGGGAATGGTTCCGATCAATATAGCGAGCGGGATGTTTCCAAGAATTTTTACAAAGGGCACCAATACACCGAATGTTTTCAAGACCACATACATCGAAATAATCAGCGAAATATGAATGGGAATGCGAAGAACCGCGAGTCGTATGTAATCTGTAAAACGAGCCTCCTTAAAAATTCTGAAAATATCTTTTTTCCGAATCCATTGGA of the Deltaproteobacteria bacterium genome contains:
- a CDS encoding flippase-like domain-containing protein, with the protein product QWIRKKDIFRIFKEARFTDYIRLAVLRIPIHISLIISMYVVLKTFGVLVPFVKILGNIPLAILIGTIPITPGGLGTTNAALVELLNPYLKGPLFDSGTITPSELLFAASLLWMFANYLFKTLVGAFCLRHVSKSLFDIDQEPEGIAVHVGEIPPL